Below is a window of Chloroflexia bacterium SDU3-3 DNA.
CCAGGTTCATGTCCGCTACTTTGCCGCGCACCGCGATATCACCGGCCATAGCGAGGAGCACTTTCAGCTGATGGATGGGGCGTCGGTGGGCGATCTCTGGCAGGTGCTGGTGGCGCAGTACCCGCGCCTGGCGGGCTTCGAGGGGTCGCTTCTCTACGCGGTGAACGAGGAGTTTAGCCAGCCAGGCGACCTGCTGGCCGACGGCGATACGGTGGCATTCATACCGCCGGTGAGCGGTGGCGCGCCCGAGCTCTTTGCGATCTCGCCCGCGCCGCTGGATGCCGCAGCGCTGCAGCAGCTGGTTGCCGCCCCCGACATGGGCGCGGTGGTGACGTTCGTGGGGGTGGTGCGCGATAACTTTGGCGGCAAGGCCACGG
It encodes the following:
- the moaD gene encoding molybdopterin converting factor subunit 1 — its product is MEVSAMIQVHVRYFAAHRDITGHSEEHFQLMDGASVGDLWQVLVAQYPRLAGFEGSLLYAVNEEFSQPGDLLADGDTVAFIPPVSGGAPELFAISPAPLDAAALQQLVAAPDMGAVVTFVGVVRDNFGGKATAYLEYEAYAPMAVKVLRQIAQDAQGRWQIGQVAIHHRVGRLEIGEAAVAIVVAAPHRHAAFEATEWLMDQIKAVVPIWKRECWADGTSEWVGGEQQRRPTS